Below is a genomic region from Nitrospira sp..
TCGACAGCGTGCTTCTCCAGCGCCAGGCGGAATATTTTTGGAGCGGGCTTCGCCGCGTGGGACAAACTGGAAATCGTGATGGTGTCGAAATACTGCTCGATGCCCAGCCCCCGCAACACGGGAAAGAGTCGCGAATCGAAGTTTGAGATAATCCCCAGCTCCAATCCCTGTGCCTTGAGCTGACGCAACACCGCTTCCGTCTCAGGGTAGAGCTTCCACGTTCTCGGATCCTCGAAGACCTGAAAGACTTCTTCGAAGAATTCGTCGAATCCCTCAAACATCCCCACCCGATAGAACACATTATGGACGATATCAAACCACCAGAGCCGCTCGCTTTGCTTGAGGGCTGCTGGCTCCGTCAGCGCAAACACAGGAGGCGACGCGTCCTTGAACGCCCGGCTAAAGGCTTGGGTGATAGACACGAGCGATGTCGGTGTCTGCCGAAACCCGTGACGTACGGCGTACTCCAAATAGATCTCGGCGACCGATCCGTTGATGTGAAATAAGGTCTGGGCTGCGTCGAAAAAAATGACTTGGTACGAGGCCATCACTACCGTCCTCTCTCAGTCCCACCATGGGTCAGAAAACGTGCCGGATTGTAAGGCGCTGATAACGTAGAGTCAAAACGAGACAGGATCCCCCGTTTTCTTGACAAAGAATACCCCCCCTGCTAGCTTCGTAATACTTCAATACAATTGGAGAGTTAGGTGTCATCTTCTATTTTCATCGTCGATAGCAGTCCGGCCGTCAGGCGTATGGTTGAGCAAATCTCGACCCCTGAAGGATTTGACGTCGTCGGATTTCAAGATGGTCCCGCAGCCCTCGAAGCGGCCCGGCGCATCAGTCCCGCGTTGATAATTGCCGACTACCACCTCGACAACATCACCTTCTCCGGTTTCTGCAAAGAAGTGAACAAACTCGACAACTTGAGCGAGACCTACCTGATCTCGCTGGTCAATCCAGCCGATCGCCCGGATGAAAGTCTCCTCCGCACACTCGGCGTGAAAGCCTTCTTGAATAAGCCGTTTCAATCAGAAGATCTTCTCGACGTCATCAAGACCCTGCAGCAGAAAGCGCAACCGCAGCAGAATGGCAATCGCCTCAAGCGTCGCGTCTGGCCGCCGGACTCCACATCAACCGATACAGACGATGACAACGCGGTGATGGACCAATTGGACGTCACCGATGAGCAGGAGGATCTCACCATGGACCAGCCGCCGGAATCTACGACCGCCACGAAAGCCGCGCCAGCCGCCGCCGGCCCTGAAGAGGCCATGAAAGGTCTTTTCGGACAGCTGTTGGAGTCCATGACCGAACGGACGGAAAAGCGGATCGCCGATTTGCTCCCGCAAGCGATTGAAAAAGAACTCACGGCCCGTATTCACTCGGCCGTGAAAAAGGAACTGGACGGACAACTGGGAGAAATTCTCTCACAGGAGCAGCTGACCACGATCGTCCACCCCCTGTTGATGCAGGAGCTTCCTTCGTTCATCAAGCAGGAAATGGCCGCCAGCGAAGTCCTGATCCGTCAGGCCGTGTCCGATATCGCCACTCCCGTGATCAAAGACGTGCTGGACCAATCAGTGCGCGAACTGGCCGAAGCCGGCGTGCGCAAACAACTCCCTGAGGTAGTACGGGAACACCTGGGATCAATCGATCTGCTGGTCAAAGAAGAAATCAGGCAGGCGACTCTCAAACATGCCCCGCTCATCGCCGACGATATTGTCCGAGCGACCGCGGAGCAGACCGTCGAACAGGCAGTGCAACGAATCGTTCCTGAACTCGCAGAACAACACATTAAGGCCGAACTCACCCGCC
It encodes:
- a CDS encoding HAD-IA family hydrolase yields the protein MASYQVIFFDAAQTLFHINGSVAEIYLEYAVRHGFRQTPTSLVSITQAFSRAFKDASPPVFALTEPAALKQSERLWWFDIVHNVFYRVGMFEGFDEFFEEVFQVFEDPRTWKLYPETEAVLRQLKAQGLELGIISNFDSRLFPVLRGLGIEQYFDTITISSLSHAAKPAPKIFRLALEKHAVDPEDAVHVGDSLKEDVEGATKAGLTSVLIDRSEAEIAPGIHRIRSLEQLQPLLARL
- a CDS encoding response regulator — encoded protein: MSSSIFIVDSSPAVRRMVEQISTPEGFDVVGFQDGPAALEAARRISPALIIADYHLDNITFSGFCKEVNKLDNLSETYLISLVNPADRPDESLLRTLGVKAFLNKPFQSEDLLDVIKTLQQKAQPQQNGNRLKRRVWPPDSTSTDTDDDNAVMDQLDVTDEQEDLTMDQPPESTTATKAAPAAAGPEEAMKGLFGQLLESMTERTEKRIADLLPQAIEKELTARIHSAVKKELDGQLGEILSQEQLTTIVHPLLMQELPSFIKQEMAASEVLIRQAVSDIATPVIKDVLDQSVRELAEAGVRKQLPEVVREHLGSIDLLVKEEIRQATLKHAPLIADDIVRATAEQTVEQAVQRIVPELAEQHIKAELTRLTAAE